The following are from one region of the Flavobacteriaceae bacterium UJ101 genome:
- a CDS encoding choline monooxygenase (Degradation of benzoate to 2-hydro-1,2-dihydroxybenzoate (DHB). Belongs to the bacterial ring-hydroxylating dioxygenase alpha subunit family; Contains 1 Rieske domain.; KEGG: vag:N646_3147 choline monooxygenase): MHALPVEAYTSQKWLDLEMKHIFSKTWQFAGFIEDIQNPGDYISIQAGLNNIFIIKGRDHRLRAFHNICRHRGTQLLRAVGKDQKAITCPYHDWTYDLEGNLTSVPKQNEEFPSLKGKKLHECNLNLHEASVDIFKGMLFVHPEKNAPSIRSYFGEVEPYLGPHKVEELIEYSEKEEEPFYMKEIKANWKIVVENYIDHYHLAHLHEGTLNMYDHEKAEFGWIGPHYWFYEPLIPEYRENVKKLSPYVLIDSVPEDQIGAYVPWLFPNLGLAESEGSWSTFQVIPMAPDRTLVIIRSKVMNVSEWKQTQQYLKSGMSNFWSHHGTKGKYEGDPNTDPMASGDFMEEDIYACEQQQKSLSSPMFSVGAQAKHGEYAIFKFQEIIKEWIEKEQSNE; the protein is encoded by the coding sequence ATGCACGCTTTACCTGTAGAAGCTTATACTTCACAAAAGTGGTTAGACTTAGAAATGAAGCATATCTTTAGTAAAACATGGCAATTTGCTGGTTTTATTGAAGATATTCAAAACCCTGGAGATTATATTAGTATTCAGGCGGGTCTTAACAATATTTTTATTATTAAAGGACGGGACCATCGTTTAAGAGCTTTTCACAATATTTGTCGACATCGAGGAACTCAATTACTTCGTGCAGTAGGAAAAGATCAAAAAGCTATTACTTGCCCTTACCACGATTGGACTTACGATTTAGAAGGAAATTTAACCTCTGTACCTAAGCAAAATGAGGAATTCCCTTCTTTAAAAGGCAAAAAATTACATGAGTGTAATTTAAACCTACATGAAGCTTCTGTTGATATTTTTAAAGGTATGTTATTTGTTCATCCAGAAAAAAATGCTCCGAGTATTCGCTCTTATTTTGGAGAAGTTGAACCCTATCTAGGTCCTCATAAAGTAGAAGAACTCATTGAATATTCAGAAAAGGAAGAAGAACCTTTTTACATGAAAGAAATCAAAGCTAATTGGAAAATTGTAGTAGAAAACTATATTGATCACTATCATTTAGCTCATCTTCATGAAGGAACTTTGAATATGTACGATCATGAAAAAGCTGAATTTGGTTGGATTGGTCCTCATTATTGGTTTTACGAACCTTTAATTCCTGAGTATAGAGAGAATGTTAAAAAATTATCACCTTATGTATTAATTGATTCTGTCCCTGAAGATCAAATTGGAGCTTACGTTCCATGGTTATTTCCAAATTTAGGTTTAGCTGAAAGTGAAGGTTCTTGGAGTACTTTTCAAGTAATACCTATGGCTCCTGATCGTACTCTAGTTATCATTCGTTCTAAAGTGATGAATGTGAGTGAATGGAAACAAACTCAACAATATTTAAAATCAGGAATGAGTAATTTTTGGAGTCATCATGGAACGAAGGGAAAATATGAGGGAGATCCTAACACAGATCCTATGGCTAGTGGGGATTTTATGGAAGAAGATATTTATGCTTGCGAACAACAACAAAAGTCATTGTCTTCTCCTATGTTTAGTGTAGGAGCCCAAGCAAAGCATGGTGAATATGCCATATTCAAATTTCAAGAAATCATTAAAGAATGGATCGAAAAAGAACAATCAAATGAATAA
- the kshB gene encoding 3-ketosteroid 9-alpha-monooxygenase (Component of 1,2-phenylacetyl-CoA epoxidase multicomponent enzyme system which catalyzes the reduction of phenylacetyl-CoA (PA-CoA) to form 1,2-epoxyphenylacetyl-CoA. The subunit E is a reductase with a preference for NADPH and FAD, capable of reducing cytochrome c; In the N-terminal sectio; belongs to the FAD-binding oxidoreductase type 6 family; Contains 1 2Fe-2S ferredoxin-type domain; Contains 1 FAD-binding FR-type domain.; KEGG: pre:PCA10_43650 3-ketosteroid 9alpha-monooxygenase subunit B) yields MKTYFIQIINIQKETDNAVSLSFDIPPGLYETFSYKPGQYITLIFNLNGKEVRRSYSICSNPFEEEPLQIAIKRVEKGLVSNHINDYLKIGDFIEVLPPEGHFSASIDPKNYKSYYLFAAGSGITPILSIIKSVLNQEPESYLYVLYGNSNENTIMFKKELDKFQNHYENRLFLQHILSRPKSKWSDLWEKEKPYKTGRIDETSIKAFINENPPYAQNAEYYICGPGSMIEHTKNTLKTLDVPETRIFFESFGSNTKDTQKKGVESLLTFELEGEKHQIHVPENDTILRAILDAGHKPNYGCEGGVCGKCVAKTTQGETFMNHNMALSDDEVKSGMTLTCQAHPKTHEVSIVFQE; encoded by the coding sequence ATGAAAACCTATTTCATTCAGATAATAAATATTCAAAAAGAAACAGATAATGCTGTTTCCCTATCATTTGACATTCCTCCAGGATTATATGAAACCTTCTCCTACAAACCTGGCCAATATATAACCCTTATTTTTAATTTAAATGGTAAGGAAGTACGTCGTTCTTATTCTATCTGTAGTAACCCTTTTGAAGAAGAACCACTTCAAATTGCCATAAAACGAGTAGAAAAAGGTCTGGTTTCTAATCATATTAATGATTATTTAAAAATAGGGGATTTTATAGAAGTATTACCTCCTGAAGGACATTTTTCTGCTTCAATTGATCCAAAAAACTATAAAAGTTATTATTTATTTGCAGCTGGAAGTGGTATCACCCCTATTCTTTCTATTATAAAATCGGTATTAAATCAAGAACCTGAAAGTTATCTCTATGTATTATACGGAAATTCGAATGAAAATACCATTATGTTCAAGAAAGAACTTGATAAATTTCAAAATCATTATGAAAATCGATTATTCCTACAACATATTTTAAGTCGTCCAAAATCTAAATGGTCAGACTTATGGGAAAAAGAAAAACCCTACAAAACAGGACGGATTGATGAAACTTCTATTAAAGCATTTATTAATGAAAATCCTCCTTATGCCCAAAATGCTGAATATTACATCTGTGGGCCTGGCTCTATGATTGAACATACTAAAAACACTTTAAAAACCCTTGATGTCCCTGAAACTAGAATCTTTTTTGAAAGTTTTGGTTCAAATACAAAGGATACACAAAAAAAGGGGGTAGAATCTTTATTAACATTTGAATTAGAGGGAGAAAAACATCAAATACATGTACCAGAAAATGACACGATTTTGCGTGCTATTTTAGATGCAGGACATAAACCTAATTATGGGTGTGAAGGAGGTGTTTGTGGGAAATGTGTTGCCAAAACTACACAAGGGGAAACCTTTATGAATCATAATATGGCTTTATCAGATGACGAAGTGAAATCAGGAATGACATTAACTTGTCAAGCACATCCTAAAACACACGAAGTTTCCATTGTTTTTCAAGAATAG
- a CDS encoding lactoylglutathione lyase (To B.subtilis YwkD.; KEGG: vfi:VF_A0640 lactoylglutathione lyase), with product MNNRIALTTLIVHDYDETIAFYTQKLGFHLIEDVQIPKEHKRWVIISPNQSKENGLVLGKAKNDLESKAVGNQTGGRVFLFLYTDDFWYDYNRFKENGVHFIRPPKKESYGTVAVFEDLYGNLWDLLEPKK from the coding sequence ATGAATAACCGAATTGCGTTAACTACCTTAATCGTTCATGATTATGATGAAACGATTGCCTTTTACACTCAAAAATTGGGTTTTCATTTGATTGAAGATGTACAAATTCCTAAAGAACATAAGCGGTGGGTAATTATCTCACCTAATCAATCTAAAGAAAATGGATTAGTATTAGGGAAAGCTAAAAATGACCTTGAATCGAAAGCTGTTGGAAATCAAACTGGAGGTCGTGTATTCTTATTTCTTTACACAGATGATTTTTGGTATGATTACAATCGTTTTAAAGAAAATGGAGTTCATTTTATTCGTCCACCCAAAAAAGAATCTTATGGAACTGTAGCCGTTTTTGAAGATTTATATGGTAATTTGTGGGATTTATTAGAACCTAAAAAATAA